A portion of the Candidatus Krumholzibacteriia bacterium genome contains these proteins:
- the mdh gene encoding malate dehydrogenase, producing MARRKIALIGGGQIGGTLALLCAQRELGDIVIFDVVEGMPQGKALDLMESRPVDGYDVNLTGTNDYKDINGADVVIVTAGFPRKPGMSRDDLLNRNLEVMKTVSTNVREHCPKAFVIVISNPLDIMVYTMKKITGFPRSHVVGMAGVLDSARFRTFVAMELGVSVEDVTAFVLGGHGDEMVPLPRYCTVAGIPLPVLMKKDVIDRIVKRTRFAGGEIVELLKTGSAFYSPAAAAVAMAESYLKDKKRVLACAAHLEGEYGVDGLYVGVPVVIGAGGVERVIEIPLEPEERRLLDVSVEHVGALVKEIKL from the coding sequence ATGGCACGGCGAAAAATTGCGTTGATCGGCGGCGGCCAGATCGGCGGCACGCTCGCGCTCCTGTGCGCGCAGCGGGAACTGGGCGACATTGTGATCTTCGACGTGGTGGAAGGCATGCCCCAGGGCAAGGCGCTGGACCTCATGGAGTCGCGGCCCGTCGACGGCTACGACGTCAACCTCACTGGCACCAACGACTACAAGGATATCAACGGCGCGGATGTGGTCATCGTAACCGCCGGCTTCCCGCGCAAGCCCGGCATGAGCCGCGACGACCTCCTCAACCGCAACCTCGAGGTCATGAAGACGGTGTCGACCAACGTTCGCGAGCACTGTCCGAAAGCGTTCGTAATCGTCATTTCGAATCCGCTCGACATCATGGTCTACACCATGAAGAAGATCACCGGCTTCCCGCGCTCACACGTGGTCGGGATGGCGGGCGTGCTGGACTCCGCGCGGTTTCGCACCTTTGTGGCCATGGAGCTCGGCGTGAGCGTCGAAGACGTGACCGCGTTCGTGCTGGGCGGCCACGGCGACGAAATGGTGCCCCTGCCGCGGTACTGCACCGTGGCCGGCATTCCACTGCCGGTTCTGATGAAGAAGGACGTGATCGACCGCATCGTCAAGCGCACGCGCTTTGCGGGCGGCGAGATCGTCGAACTGCTCAAGACCGGCAGCGCATTCTACTCGCCGGCGGCCGCGGCCGTCGCCATGGCGGAGTCCTACCTCAAGGACAAGAAGCGCGTGCTGGCGTGCGCCGCTCACCTGGAAGGTGAGTACGGCGTGGATGGCCTCTACGTGGGCGTGCCCGTGGTCATCGGCGCCGGCGGCGTCGAACGCGTCATCGAGATTCCCCTGGAGCCGGAGGAGCGGCGCCTGCTGGACGTGTCGGTGGAACACGTGGGTGCCCTCGTCAAGGAGATCAAACTCTAG
- a CDS encoding plastocyanin/azurin family copper-binding protein, whose translation MKHSIRFLAAVSASVLLGAALVSCGDDDPAAPPADGPFTGTIRVLDNRFSPANVTIAVGDSVTWRWDGSNAHSVEEGTSLTNPTPLFDSGNKTSGTFGYRFTTAGTYPYFCRPHFAAGMTGVVTVQ comes from the coding sequence GTGAAGCATTCCATTCGTTTCCTCGCCGCAGTGTCCGCATCCGTTCTGCTGGGGGCCGCGCTCGTGTCGTGCGGCGACGACGATCCCGCGGCGCCGCCTGCCGACGGGCCGTTCACCGGGACCATTCGCGTGCTCGATAACCGATTCTCACCCGCAAACGTCACCATCGCGGTCGGCGACAGCGTCACCTGGCGCTGGGACGGGTCCAATGCCCACTCGGTCGAGGAAGGCACCTCGCTCACCAACCCCACCCCCTTGTTCGACTCCGGCAACAAGACCAGTGGAACGTTTGGATATCGTTTCACCACCGCCGGTACCTATCCCTATTTCTGCCGCCCGCACTTCGCCGCCGGCATGACGGGTGTGGTCACTGTCCAGTAG
- a CDS encoding T9SS type A sorting domain-containing protein codes for MPPRPHVAVFFSIILIAAAGASFAQPHPDDVYWVDPFKSAGAPNEYTDAIVPYQDGLLLGGLFNAVSDVTVLRIVRWDGTTWHPLSTGVGTDNMGLVHVIRKVPGTIYAGGMFDQLGPWGASSYPRWGNIARFDEPTETWLPLGDGTDRAVRGISVAPNGDVYCVGEFTSAGAVHAQGIARWDGSEWHDVGGSLGARARALAILATDHGVYVGGFFDSAGGVPVSYIARWDGTTWQGLGSGVDNLVTTIVEHDGKLYVGGAFTRAGGKPANRIAVWDGRNWSALGEGLGGPDLSHVRCIEIDIDQLYVTGTFTHAGGQPVGFITTWDGSAWRSLGCGANDQTKVALLHDGVLWVGGNFTQVGGKEIPYVAQWTKPGKNTITFERLNARRMDGGVNLDWAFTAYGPWVESRVVRRGAGAGDEVVVGVSASQSGELLDAAAAPDRSYDYTLIVRRENGTEARSEPVRVDAVQPSLWLGQNQPNPFNPSTSIRFAVPVASRVSLRVYDVAGRLVRTLADQDYAAGEHGVTWDGRDGRGEAVSAGVYFYRLAALDETRTRKMILLK; via the coding sequence ATGCCGCCTCGCCCACACGTCGCCGTTTTCTTTTCGATCATCCTGATCGCTGCCGCCGGTGCCTCCTTCGCGCAGCCCCACCCCGACGACGTCTACTGGGTCGATCCCTTCAAGTCGGCCGGCGCTCCCAACGAATACACCGACGCCATCGTCCCCTACCAGGACGGGCTCCTGCTGGGCGGCCTGTTCAACGCCGTTTCGGATGTCACCGTGCTGCGCATCGTGCGATGGGACGGCACCACCTGGCACCCGCTGTCGACGGGTGTCGGCACGGACAACATGGGGTTGGTGCATGTCATCAGGAAGGTGCCCGGAACCATTTACGCCGGCGGCATGTTCGACCAGCTGGGACCCTGGGGTGCGAGCAGCTATCCGCGCTGGGGGAACATTGCGCGCTTCGACGAACCCACCGAAACCTGGCTTCCGCTCGGTGACGGCACCGATCGCGCCGTGCGCGGCATCAGCGTGGCGCCCAACGGCGACGTGTACTGCGTGGGAGAGTTCACCTCCGCCGGCGCGGTGCACGCGCAGGGCATCGCGCGCTGGGACGGGAGCGAGTGGCACGATGTAGGCGGCAGCCTGGGCGCGCGCGCGCGCGCACTCGCAATTCTCGCCACGGACCACGGTGTGTACGTGGGTGGATTCTTCGACAGCGCGGGCGGCGTTCCGGTGAGCTACATCGCGCGCTGGGACGGCACCACGTGGCAGGGGCTGGGCAGCGGTGTGGACAATCTGGTGACCACCATCGTAGAGCACGACGGCAAGCTCTACGTGGGCGGCGCCTTCACCCGCGCGGGTGGCAAGCCCGCCAACCGCATCGCGGTGTGGGATGGGCGCAACTGGAGCGCGCTGGGCGAGGGACTGGGCGGTCCCGACCTGTCGCACGTGCGCTGCATCGAGATCGACATCGACCAGCTCTACGTCACCGGGACGTTCACCCATGCGGGTGGCCAGCCGGTCGGGTTCATCACCACCTGGGATGGAAGCGCGTGGCGTTCTCTGGGCTGCGGCGCCAACGACCAGACCAAGGTGGCGCTGCTGCACGATGGCGTGCTGTGGGTGGGGGGCAACTTCACCCAGGTGGGTGGCAAGGAGATCCCTTACGTGGCGCAGTGGACCAAGCCCGGCAAGAACACCATCACCTTCGAGCGGCTGAACGCGCGGCGCATGGACGGCGGCGTGAACCTGGACTGGGCGTTCACCGCCTACGGGCCGTGGGTGGAGTCGCGCGTGGTACGACGTGGCGCGGGTGCGGGCGATGAGGTCGTGGTGGGCGTGTCCGCGTCGCAGAGCGGTGAACTGCTGGATGCGGCCGCGGCGCCGGATCGCAGCTACGACTACACGCTCATCGTTCGCCGCGAGAACGGCACCGAGGCGCGATCCGAGCCGGTGCGGGTGGATGCGGTGCAGCCGTCGCTGTGGCTGGGCCAGAATCAGCCGAACCCGTTCAACCCGTCCACCAGCATCCGTTTCGCGGTGCCGGTTGCCTCGCGCGTGAGCCTGCGCGTCTACGACGTGGCGGGACGCCTGGTGCGCACACTCGCCGACCAGGACTACGCGGCCGGCGAGCACGGCGTCACCTGGGACGGCCGCGATGGGCGTGGTGAGGCGGTGTCGGCCGGCGTGTACTTCTACCGGCTGGCCGCGCTCGACGAAACGCGCACGCGCAAGATGATCCTGCTCAAGTAG